In Deltaproteobacteria bacterium, one DNA window encodes the following:
- a CDS encoding DUF167 domain-containing protein: MSRTDGPSATVSVRVVPRSSKEGVAGFEGGVVRIRLNAPPVEGQANVALVRFLSKALGVPKSRIALVTGERGRNKIVRVDGITHEALLAALGL, encoded by the coding sequence GTGAGCCGCACGGACGGCCCCTCCGCCACTGTGTCTGTCCGCGTCGTCCCGCGCTCCTCGAAAGAGGGGGTGGCCGGGTTCGAGGGAGGCGTCGTGCGGATCCGCCTCAACGCCCCTCCGGTCGAGGGACAGGCCAACGTGGCCCTCGTCCGCTTTCTCTCGAAGGCGCTGGGAGTTCCGAAAAGCCGCATCGCGTTGGTCACGGGCGAGAGGGGACGCAACAAGATCGTCCGCGTCGACGGCATCACCCACGAGGCGCTGTTGGCCGCCCTCGGTTTATAG
- a CDS encoding YggT family protein, translated as MFVARNLVDALATIIDYALWAYMWAFILRAVLSWVRPDPYNPIVRGLYAVTEPVLSRLRRKLPLFAGSIDFAPMVAILVIIFLQRFVVRTLFDLALRMP; from the coding sequence ATGTTCGTGGCGAGGAACCTGGTCGACGCGCTGGCGACGATCATCGACTATGCGTTGTGGGCCTACATGTGGGCGTTCATCCTTCGCGCCGTGCTGTCGTGGGTCCGCCCCGATCCGTACAACCCGATCGTCCGCGGCCTCTATGCGGTGACCGAACCGGTCCTCTCCCGCCTGCGCCGGAAACTCCCGCTGTTCGCCGGCTCCATCGACTTCGCGCCGATGGTCGCGATCCTCGTCATCATCTTCCTGCAGCGGTTCGTCGTGCGGACGCTGTTCGACCTCGCCCTAAGGATGCCGTGA
- a CDS encoding FKBP-type peptidyl-prolyl cis-trans isomerase, producing MKRRLAMAMCGVVALSGAAFAADAPELKGDKEKLSYSIGMDIGGNLKRGSVEIDPDLLAKGFKDSYGGGKTLLTEGEARQAITTLQKTLMSKQTETLRKLGEKNKTEGEKFLAENATREGVKTLPSGLQYREIAPGTGKSPKTTDTVTTHYKGTLIDGTEFDSSYKSGQPATFDLSGGLIPGWIEALQLMKEGAKWQLFVPSNLAYGERGRRPLIGPNATLIFEMELISVK from the coding sequence ATGAAGAGACGGCTTGCGATGGCGATGTGCGGCGTGGTCGCGCTCTCGGGGGCGGCGTTCGCGGCGGACGCTCCGGAGCTGAAAGGCGACAAGGAGAAGCTCAGCTACAGCATCGGGATGGACATCGGGGGGAACCTGAAGCGGGGATCCGTCGAAATCGATCCGGACCTGCTGGCGAAAGGGTTTAAGGACAGCTACGGCGGCGGGAAAACCCTCCTCACGGAGGGCGAGGCTCGCCAGGCGATCACGACGTTACAGAAGACACTGATGTCGAAGCAGACCGAGACGTTGCGGAAACTCGGGGAGAAGAACAAGACGGAGGGAGAAAAGTTCCTTGCCGAGAACGCGACGAGAGAAGGGGTGAAGACCCTCCCGAGCGGACTCCAGTACAGGGAGATCGCGCCCGGCACGGGGAAAAGCCCGAAGACCACGGACACGGTGACGACCCATTACAAGGGGACGCTGATCGACGGGACGGAGTTCGACAGCTCCTACAAGAGCGGACAGCCCGCCACCTTCGATCTCTCGGGGGGGCTGATCCCCGGCTGGATCGAGGCCCTTCAGTTGATGAAGGAAGGGGCCAAATGGCAGCTGTTCGTGCCGTCCAATCTGGCGTATGGCGAAAGGGGCCGGAGGCCATTGATCGGACCCAATGCCACGCTGATCTTCGAGATGGAGCTGATCTCGGTGAAGTGA
- a CDS encoding branched-chain amino acid aminotransferase, with protein sequence MQITVTQAPENRRRQKPKSGEKLGFGNHFSDHMFLMDYASGKGWGNARIVPFGPLSLAPSAMVLHYGQEIFEGMKAYYARDGAVYLFRPEKNAERLNRSAARMCLPEIPVEDQLAALRALVRLDREWIPRDEGASLYIRPTMIGTEAGLGVRPAAEVLFFIITGPVGAYYARGFDPVRILVEETYVRAARGGTGEAKTGGNYAASLLAAKNAKTQGFDQVLWLDAEHRRFVEEVGTMNIFFVLRGELVTPPLSGSILPGVTRDTVLTLAREWKIPVAERPVEIDEVLKGAADGTLSEAFGSGTAAVISPVGSFSCHGQEVQVNGGRTGELSLRLFREITGIQYGEIEDRHRWIHRVE encoded by the coding sequence ATGCAGATCACGGTGACGCAGGCGCCGGAAAACCGCAGGAGGCAGAAGCCGAAAAGCGGCGAAAAGCTCGGGTTCGGAAACCACTTCTCGGACCACATGTTCCTGATGGACTACGCGTCGGGAAAGGGATGGGGAAACGCGCGCATCGTCCCATTCGGGCCGCTGTCGCTCGCCCCTTCCGCGATGGTCCTGCACTACGGGCAGGAAATCTTCGAGGGGATGAAGGCGTACTACGCGCGGGACGGCGCCGTCTACCTGTTCCGTCCGGAGAAGAACGCGGAGCGCCTGAACCGCTCGGCGGCGCGCATGTGCCTGCCGGAGATCCCGGTCGAAGACCAGCTCGCCGCCCTCCGGGCCCTGGTGCGGCTCGACCGGGAGTGGATCCCGAGGGACGAGGGGGCCTCCCTGTACATCCGCCCCACGATGATCGGAACCGAAGCGGGGCTGGGCGTTCGCCCGGCGGCGGAGGTCCTCTTTTTCATCATCACCGGCCCGGTGGGGGCGTACTACGCGCGGGGGTTCGACCCCGTCCGCATCCTCGTCGAGGAGACGTATGTGCGGGCGGCCCGCGGGGGGACGGGGGAAGCGAAAACGGGGGGCAACTACGCGGCGAGCCTCCTCGCGGCAAAGAACGCGAAGACGCAGGGGTTCGATCAGGTCCTCTGGCTGGACGCCGAGCACCGCCGTTTCGTGGAAGAGGTGGGGACGATGAACATCTTCTTCGTGCTCCGCGGCGAACTGGTCACCCCCCCGCTCTCCGGGTCGATCCTGCCCGGAGTGACGCGGGACACCGTCCTCACGCTTGCGCGGGAGTGGAAGATCCCGGTGGCGGAGCGCCCCGTGGAGATCGATGAAGTCCTGAAGGGCGCCGCGGACGGAACGCTCTCGGAGGCCTTCGGCTCGGGGACGGCGGCGGTCATCTCCCCGGTCGGTTCCTTCTCCTGCCACGGGCAGGAGGTCCAGGTCAACGGGGGCCGGACGGGGGAACTTTCCCTGCGCCTCTTCCGGGAGATCACGGGGATCCAGTACGGGGAGATCGAGGACCGCCATCGGTGGATCCACCGGGTGGAGTGA
- a CDS encoding YggS family pyridoxal phosphate-dependent enzyme, giving the protein MSPPGGPPGEGAPIGERAAWVRDRIAEAVRRSGRPAGSVKLVAVSKTRPLARILEAHAAGLSVFGENYVQEAEEKIPGLPGAEWHLIGRLQGNKVRRAVALFSWIQTVDSARRLREISRCAAESGKTARVLIEVNVGGEGSKAGAAPGDLRAILDASAGLPGVRVEGFMAIPPFSADPEGSRPHFARLRELRDTLTREIPGAALGELSMGMSNDFEQAIGEGATMVRVGTAIFGSRQGRG; this is encoded by the coding sequence ATGAGCCCCCCGGGGGGGCCTCCGGGCGAGGGTGCACCGATCGGGGAACGGGCGGCGTGGGTGCGGGACCGGATCGCGGAAGCCGTGCGACGGTCGGGGCGGCCGGCCGGTTCGGTGAAGCTGGTCGCGGTTTCGAAGACCCGGCCGCTCGCGCGGATCCTCGAGGCGCATGCGGCGGGGCTGTCGGTGTTCGGCGAAAATTACGTCCAGGAGGCGGAGGAGAAGATCCCGGGGCTCCCCGGCGCCGAATGGCACCTGATCGGCCGTCTGCAGGGGAACAAGGTTCGCAGGGCGGTCGCCCTGTTCTCCTGGATCCAGACGGTGGATTCCGCCAGGCGCCTCCGCGAGATCTCGCGTTGTGCCGCGGAGTCCGGGAAGACGGCACGGGTCCTGATCGAGGTCAATGTCGGCGGCGAGGGGAGCAAGGCGGGGGCCGCCCCCGGCGATCTGCGCGCGATTCTCGACGCTTCCGCCGGACTCCCCGGGGTGCGGGTGGAGGGATTCATGGCGATCCCGCCGTTCTCCGCCGACCCCGAGGGGAGCCGGCCTCACTTCGCGCGGCTGCGGGAACTGCGGGACACGCTGACACGGGAAATCCCCGGCGCGGCGCTCGGGGAGTTGTCGATGGGGATGTCCAACGATTTCGAACAGGCGATCGGGGAAGGGGCGACGATGGTCCGCGTGGGGACCGCGATCTTCGGAAGCCGACAGGGGAGGGGCTGA
- a CDS encoding Maf family protein: MLPPARMILASESPRRRELLAAVGVPFRVVPSGVDEIPRPGESPARFVRRAALDKGEAVAVRHPSSFVLSADTIVVADGRILGKPRDRAEARRMLSRLAGREHRVYTAICLLCRERGFRDLRTEVTRVRFRPLTAAEVAGYARTGECDDKAGAYAAQGAGMLLIDRVAGSFSNVVGLPMTRVVAMLARAGLIRVTRSGPAWYAFAGGAR, translated from the coding sequence ATGCTCCCGCCGGCCCGCATGATCCTCGCCTCCGAGTCACCCCGCCGTCGGGAGCTTCTCGCCGCCGTCGGCGTTCCGTTCCGCGTGGTCCCGTCGGGGGTCGACGAAATTCCGCGCCCCGGCGAGTCTCCGGCGAGGTTCGTCCGCCGGGCCGCTCTCGACAAGGGGGAGGCGGTGGCGGTGCGGCACCCGTCGTCCTTCGTCCTGTCGGCGGACACGATCGTGGTGGCGGACGGGCGGATCCTCGGAAAGCCCCGGGACCGCGCGGAGGCGAGGCGGATGCTCTCGCGCCTCGCCGGCCGCGAGCACAGGGTGTACACGGCGATTTGCCTCCTTTGTCGCGAGCGCGGCTTCCGGGACCTCCGCACTGAGGTGACCCGGGTGCGATTCCGCCCCCTCACGGCGGCGGAGGTCGCGGGCTACGCCCGCACGGGGGAGTGCGACGACAAGGCGGGGGCGTACGCGGCGCAGGGGGCGGGGATGCTGCTCATCGACCGGGTCGCGGGGTCGTTCTCGAACGTGGTGGGCCTTCCGATGACCCGCGTCGTGGCGATGCTCGCGCGGGCGGGGCTGATCCGGGTCACGCGCAGCGGCCCGGCCTGGTACGCCTTCGCGGGTGGGGCGCGATGA
- the proC gene encoding pyrroline-5-carboxylate reductase, with translation MALGFLGAGNMGEAMIRGLLFAKLRSPEQVVVYDAAPGRGEDLRRRFGVVVARSVEELLRACDTVVVAVKPQVLSSVLSGISRDAARGKTFVSIVAGAKIALYEKALGEGAKVVRTMPNTPALVGMGSTGIYFPPVVDAATRQEVLALFSSFGTVAEMPREELLDVVTALSGSGPAYAFLFLEALADGAVRAGMGRAEASLLAASTLEGAARMVRETGKHPAELKDMVMSPGGTTAAGVAALERGAFRATVMDAVLSAWQRCRELSG, from the coding sequence ATGGCGCTCGGATTTCTCGGTGCGGGAAACATGGGGGAGGCGATGATCCGCGGCCTGCTCTTCGCGAAACTGCGCTCCCCGGAGCAGGTCGTGGTGTACGACGCGGCGCCGGGCCGGGGAGAGGATCTGCGCCGCCGGTTCGGGGTCGTCGTCGCCCGTTCCGTGGAGGAACTGCTGCGCGCCTGCGACACGGTGGTGGTCGCCGTGAAGCCGCAGGTCCTGTCGTCCGTCCTGTCCGGGATCTCCCGGGACGCGGCGCGGGGGAAGACGTTCGTCTCCATCGTGGCGGGCGCGAAGATCGCCCTCTACGAGAAGGCGCTCGGGGAGGGCGCGAAGGTCGTGCGGACGATGCCCAACACGCCGGCGCTCGTCGGGATGGGGAGCACCGGGATCTACTTCCCGCCCGTGGTCGACGCGGCGACCCGGCAGGAGGTCCTCGCCCTGTTCTCCTCCTTCGGGACGGTGGCCGAGATGCCCCGCGAGGAGCTGCTCGACGTGGTGACCGCGCTCTCCGGTTCCGGTCCCGCCTACGCGTTCCTCTTCCTCGAGGCGCTGGCGGACGGCGCGGTGCGGGCGGGGATGGGGCGGGCCGAGGCCTCGCTCCTCGCGGCCTCGACCCTCGAGGGAGCGGCGCGGATGGTCCGTGAGACGGGGAAGCACCCCGCCGAACTCAAGGACATGGTGATGTCCCCGGGGGGGACGACGGCCGCCGGGGTCGCCGCGCTGGAGCGCGGGGCCTTCCGGGCGACGGTGATGGACGCGGTGCTGTCCGCGTGGCAGCGGTGCCGCGAGCTTTCGGGCTGA